From the genome of Candidatus Tectomicrobia bacterium:
GGAGATATACCTGAAGCTCCTCGATCCCTCTCTCGCGATCTCTTACGCCGGAGAACGCTCGTGAGCGGGAGCCGGGTCCAGACCCAAGCCGAGACCTATCTCCGCCTCCTCGGCTACTTGCGGCCCTACTGGGGCCGGTTCGGGCTGGCCGTGCTCTGCACCTTCGTCGTGGGCAGCCTGGGGGCCGCCCCCGCCCTCCTGGTGAAGTACGCGGTGGACGACGTGCTCATCGCGCGCGACATGGGGATGGCCTTTCTCATCTCGGCCGCGGTGGTGGCCGTCTTCGGCATCCGCGCGGTGGTGGCCTATGGCCAGTCCTATTTCATGTACTGGGTGGGCCAGCGCGTGGTGATGGACCTGCGCAACGAGCTCCACCGGCATCTCGTCCGCCTGCCCATGCGCTTCTTCGAGGGGAAGACCACCGGCGAGCTGATGGCGAAGAGCCTCTACGACATCTCGCTGATGCAGAAGGCGGCCACGAGCTCCATCCGGGACCTGGGCCGGGACTTCTTCACCTTCATCGCCCTCTTGTGCGTGGCCGTCTACCAGAACCCCAAGATGACCCTTATTTTTCTCGCGGTGTTCCCGCCGGTGGGCTTCCTCATCGCGCGGATGGGTGAGAAGGTGCGCCGCATCACCCGCCGCTCCCAGGAGCGCATCGGCATCCTGAGCGCCCTCATGAAGGAAACCTACGCGGGGATCCGGGTGGTCAAGGCCTTCGGGGCGGAGGGCTACGAGGGAGAGCGCTTCGCCCGGGCCAACCTCTCCTTCTTCCGGCAGGTCATGGGAGCCATGCGCGTCCGGGCGCTGGCGCCCTCCCTCGTCGAGGGGATCGGGGGCGTCCTGGCGGGCGTCATCCTATGGCTCGGGGCGCTCATGGTGATGCGCGGGGAGGTCACCGCCGGCGAGCTGTCGAGCTTCCTCGTGGCCATCGGCATGGTGTACAGCCCGCTCAAGTCCCTCACCCGGGTCTACCACACCCTCATGGAGGGGCTGGCGGGGAGCCAGGCGGTCTTCGAGCTGATCGACGCCCAGGGGCCGGAGGAGACGAACCCGGACGGGCGCAAGATGGGCCGCCTCTCCCAGGGCATCCGCTTCGAAGGGGTGAGCTTCGCCTACGAGACGGCGCCCGTCCTGCGGGACATCCGCCTCGACATCCCGGCCGGGAAGGTCCTGGCCGTGGTGGGTCTGAGCGGGGCGGGCAAGACCACCCTGCTCGACCTCATCCCGCGCTTCTACGTCCCCGCGTCGGGACGGATCCTGTACGACGGCGCGGACGGAGCGGAGCTCGACCTCCAGAGCCTGCGCGCCCAGATCGCCGTGGTGGGCCAGCACGTCACCCTCTTCAACGACACGGTCTCGGCGAACATCGCCTATGCCGTCGAGGGACCGGTGGACCCGAAGGCCGTCGAGGCCGCGGCCCGCGCGGCCAACGCCCACGGGTTCATCTCCGCCCTGCCGCAGGGCTACGGCACCGTCCTGGGAGAGGAGGGAGTGCGCCTCTCGGGCGGGGAGCGCCAGCGCATCGCCATCGCCCGCGCCATCCTGCGCGACCCCTCCATCCTGCTGCTGGACGAGGCCACCAGCTCCCTCGACTCCGAGAGCGAGAAGATCATCCAGGAGGCCCTGGAGCGCCTGACGAGGGGACGCACCACCGTGGTCGTCGCCCACAGGCTCTCGACCGTCCGGGCGGCGGACGCCATCGCCGTC
Proteins encoded in this window:
- a CDS encoding ATP-binding cassette domain-containing protein, translated to MSGSRVQTQAETYLRLLGYLRPYWGRFGLAVLCTFVVGSLGAAPALLVKYAVDDVLIARDMGMAFLISAAVVAVFGIRAVVAYGQSYFMYWVGQRVVMDLRNELHRHLVRLPMRFFEGKTTGELMAKSLYDISLMQKAATSSIRDLGRDFFTFIALLCVAVYQNPKMTLIFLAVFPPVGFLIARMGEKVRRITRRSQERIGILSALMKETYAGIRVVKAFGAEGYEGERFARANLSFFRQVMGAMRVRALAPSLVEGIGGVLAGVILWLGALMVMRGEVTAGELSSFLVAIGMVYSPLKSLTRVYHTLMEGLAGSQAVFELIDAQGPEETNPDGRKMGRLSQGIRFEGVSFAYETAPVLRDIRLDIPAGKVLAVVGLSGAGKTTLLDLIPRFYVPASGRILYDGADGAELDLQSLRAQIAVVGQHVTLFNDTVSANIAYAVEGPVDPKAVEAAARAANAHGFISALPQGYGTVLGEEGVRLSGGERQRIAIARAILRDPSILLLDEATSSLDSESEKIIQEALERLTRGRTTVVVAHRLSTVRAADAIAVLDDGQLVDFGTHEMLMARGGLYRKLHEMQFAPGAPEDLRPEEPLPLLRGPGGAA